TGATCTGATTCGACATCGCCACGAAGCCGAGCTGGAAGGCCTGTTCTGTTTCGGTCAATGTCTCCGCAAGCGAGTTCTTGAAAACCGCATCGATGTTACGCGAAACCGTCGCGCCTTTGTCCGGATCGTCGATGCCGACGACATATACGCCCACTTGATCCACGTTGCGCTTCGTGGTCTTTCGAATCGTTTCGTTGAGATATTCCCAGTGAAAGACGAGTTGCCGCGTAATGGTGGATTCGTCGCGCCCTTCCATGATGCCGCGCACGACGAAGTCCCACGTGCCCGGATAGATGGTGCCCTTGAGGGGAATGACATCGCCCACTTTGAAGCCGTATTGCGTCGCAAGCTGACGTCCGATGAGACAGCCTTTGCGATCACGACGGTAGTCGGCGCGCGCTTGCGGCGTTATGACGAACTCCGGGTAAAGGTCGAGGTAGTTGTCGGATACGGCGAACTGCGCAAAGAAATTCTTCGGGTCTCGGTAGATACCGCCGAACCAGTTCGAACGCGCAACCATCGTGACGCCCTCGACACCGCGAATGCGGTTCTCATAGGCGAGCGGCAGCGGAAATACGAGAGATATTGCATTGCGCGTGACGAGCCTCGCGTTGGATGCAGCCGCCGCACCGGCATACCATGCATCGACGACCGTATAGAGCAAACCATATGCGAGCACGGCAATGGTCAAGCCGAGGACGGTCAACGCAGTACGTAATCGATGCCGCGTCGCATTGCGAAGAATCAGCTTGAGCGCATACATGTGTCAGCGCGCCTCGGCATCGATGAGTTCACCCTTCTCCAGATGCACGAGCTTTCTTGCTGCATTCGCCGCATGCGCGTCGTGCGTCACCATAATGATCGTCTTGCCGAGGCGATCGTTCAGACGCTGCAACAGCGTCAGCACTTCGGACGCGGACGCGCGGTCGAGGTCACCGGTCGGTTCGTCAGCGACGATCAGCTTCGGATCGGTCACGACCGCACGCGCGATCGCGACGCGTTGCTGCTGCCCGCCCGATAGCTCCGACGGATAGTGGCTCATGCGCTCGCTCATATTCACCATGTCGAGCACCATCGCGACACGCTCGCGCCGCTCGGCACGCGAAAGGCGCGTGAGCATCAACGGAAGCTCGACGTTCTCGAAGGCGGAGAGCACGGGCATCAGGTTATAGAACTGGAAGATGAAGCCAGCATTCGATGCGCGCCAGTCCGCGAGCGCCGCCTCGGGCAAGCGGGTAATGTCGAGCCCGCCGACGCGCAGCTCGCCGCTGTCCGGGCGGTCGATGCCGGCAATGAGATTGAGCAACGTGCTCTTGCCCGAACCTGACGGCCCCATCAGCGCGACAAAGTCGCCCTCGGTGATGGACAACGTGATGTCGGTCAGCACAGGTACCGTTTGCACGCCGCGGCGGTACGACTTGGCGACGTGGCTGATCTCAATCAATGGCGTCGTCGTCACGCTATTTTTTCGCCACAGTGACGCTCGCGCCGTTCTTGATCTTGTCGCCGGGCGCGAGCACGAGCGTATCGCCAGGCTTGACGTCTGATACGGCCAACAGGTCGCCGATGCGCTCGCCCGTTTTCACCGGCACTTCGCGCACTTTGTCGTTCTCGACCCTATACACCACCGTTCTGCCCTCGCGCGTGACGACAGCAGCCGGTTGGACCGCCACGACGGCCTTTTTCTGAGCCGCAGGCACTGGCCTCGAGAGAAAGGCGACCTTTGCGCTCATATCGGGAAGCACGCGCTCATCGCGGTCAACGAAACGCACCTTCACAAGCACAGTGGCTTTCGAACGATCGACGGTCGGCACGATGCGCGATACGCGTCCCGCAAAACGCGTATCCGGCAACGCGTCGAGTTGAATCTCGCAAGGCTGATCGACGGCGATATGCCCGATGTTCGACTCCGCCACATCGGCTTCGACTTCCAGCGTCTTCATGTCGGCGATCGTGACGACCGCGCCTTTGCTGTCCGATGCTGACGAGAACGGCGTGATGTTGTCGCCAACGTTCGCGTGCTTCTCGATCACGACGCCATCGAACGGTGCGCGAATCACCGTCTGATCAACAGCGACCTGAGCCGCGCGTGCATTCGCCTGCGCAGATTGAATGGCCGCTTGCTCGCTGTTGATCGAGGCTTTTGCCTTATCGAAACGGGAGCGGTCGGCGTCGTATTGCGAAGCGGATATTGCGCCGTGCGGAGCAAGCACGAGTGAACGCTTCAGATTAGCCGATGCGTTTTCCAGTTCGGCGCGCTGCAATTGCAGATTCGCCTGAGCGACTTTCACTTGCGCCTGCGCCTGAGCCAGCGCCGCGGCCACATCCGCACTCTCGAGCCGCGCAATGACCTGCCCTTCCTTCACCGGCGTCCCCTCGAGCACGCCGAGCCATTCGACCCGCCCTTGTGCCTTGGATGCAACCGCCGCCTTCCGCTGCGGCACCACATAGCCGGTTGCATTCAAAATCGTATAGCTTTGCGATGGGTACACCGAGGTAACGGTAGTTGTCTCGACAGTCTGCGGCCCAGCGAGCCGGAGAGCGGCGCCGATCAGCGCGAGAACGAGGATCAGGACGCCCGCGTAGCCGAGCCAGTTGCGCCGCCTCCGCGGCGTCAGGGCGCCCGGACCCGTTGCCCGATCGATTCTTAATTTTTCTAGGTCGTGTTCAGCCAATTTCTGACGTAAGCGCCGTTGGGTGCCTGGGGATAGCTGCCTGAGGCAGCGGTCCGGCGCGTATTGCGGTGAAGGGATGCTCAGTATAGCGCCGGAGCTTACAGGTGCTTACGCGTCGCGCTGGCGGTTTTTCTTCGGCTTGGCAAGGGAGGCGCATCTCGTGGCATTCTGCATGCAACGCGCAAGACACCGCATTCACCACCGCGTGTTGCGGCAGCTTAGATTCCCGATCGCATCGGCGATGCTGGCGGCTGTCGCGCAGCGCGATTGGCTCGCATTCGACGACGCGCCCAATCTTGGTATTCAAGGGATGAGGAGAAAGAGTTGAAGACATATCGGATTGCGACCATTCCTGGTGACGGCATTGGCAAGGAAGTCGTCCCCGCCGGACGCCAGGTTCTTGACACGCTCGCTCAAAGCACGGGGAATTTTGTATTCGAAGTCGAGAACTTCGATTGGGGCGCCGACTACTACCGTCAGCACGGCGTCATGATGCCTAGCGATGGTCTCGACGCGCTTCGCGACAAAGACGCGATTCTCTTCGGCTCGGCAGGCGACCCCGGCGTGCCGGATCACATCACGCTATGGGGCCTGCGACTGCGGATCTGCCAGGGCCTCGATCAGTACGCGAATGTCCGGCCGACGCGCATCCTGCCGGGCATCGACGCGCCGCTCAAACACTGCGGACCGAAGGACCTGGACTGGGTAATCGTCCGGGAAAATACGGAGGGCGAGTACTCGGGTGTCGGCGGCCGGCTCCATCAGGGTCATCCGCTCGAAGTGGCGACCGACGTTTCGATCATGACGCGCGCTGGCGTCGAGCGAGTTCTGCGTTTTGCATTCAAACTTGCGCAGTCGCGTCCCCGCAAGCAGTTGACCGTCATCACGAAGAGCAACGCGCAGCGTCACGCCATGGTGATGTGGGACGAAATCGCGCAGCAGGTCGCGATGGAATTCAGCGACGTGACGTGGGACAAGGAACTCGTCGATGCCGCTACCGCCCGCATGGTGAACCGCCCTTCGACGCTCGACACCATTGTCGCGACAAATCTGCATGCCGATATCCTGAGCGATCTCGCAGCCGCACTGGCAGGGAGTCTGGGCATTGCGCCGACTGGCAACATCGACCCAGAGCGCCGCTATCCGTCCATGTTCGAGCCCATCCACGGCTCGGCATTCGACATCATGGGCAAGGGGCTCGCTAATCCGATCGGCACGTTCTGGTCGATTGTGATGTTGCTCGAGCATCTCCGAGAATTTGAAGCGGCACAGCGCGTAATGGCCGCGATCGAAGCTGCGACGGCGGACAAGTCGTTGCACACTCGGGATCTCGGGGGCAATGCGACGACTGCGCAAGTGACCGCCGCGGTGTGCGAGTTCATCGAGCGCGGCACGGGTTGTGCCAGTGCAGTGCCTCGATGACTAGCGCCGTCTAGGCGCCACGGAATAGGGAATCTGCCCAGAGACGGTCGCAGACGCGCACCGTCCCTCGACCGCATTGAAGCTCGCACCGCAGCGAGACCGTCGACTCCCCGCGCACCCTGCCCGGTTGCATGCAAAGTTCGAAATGCAAACGGCTCGGATTCCCCTGTTTTTATTTTAAGATAGCCGCTTCTCTGTGACTCGGCGACGTTTGCCAGGGGTAAGTACGTGCTTTTCCCACTCTCAGGCCGCAAGACCGTGACGTGCGCCGCTGGCACGGCGCTTTGCCTGTCGATCGCATTACATGCGCAAGCCGCGCCCAGCGCAGCGCCAGAAAGCGCTGCGCGCGCGGGGCCTTCCGCCAGCGCCCCCGGCGCCCGCACCGCCAGCATCCTTTCGGCCGAATCGCTGCCGCCTCATTTCGCCGGCGACGATCCCGAGCATGTGCGAGATGCGTTGGCGGCGGCGACTTCGTCTGAGCAGCAGGCTGCAACATCGAATCCATCCGTGACCAGTCGTGTCCGCAGCTTCCTGTCGCGACACTTCGTTCCGACGGGGCACCGGCCGGAAAGCCCGGATGGCGCCCAGCCGTCGATCGACGATGCATCGCGCCCGGACAGAACTTTTGTATTCGTTATTCCTGCTGCCTACGGCGTGCGTTTTGAATCCAAAAAAAAGCTCCTGTCGGTCAATGTATCGCTTGCAGCGCCTGACCAGCCGGACGCCATTCTTCTGAAACGCGAAGTGCACGGGCAGAGCGGACGCAAACTAGTGATCGCGCCGGAAGCCAAGGCGAAGGGTTTCGTGCAAACCATCGACATGATCCAGCTCGAAACCGGTGCGCGCGCGAAAACGGCCGTGCGGGGCCGAGCGGTCGTACCGGCGTTCGACGCGTCCCGTGGCAGCGACGATTTTGCGATCGTGGTCGTCTGTTCGCTCGAACCGCCGTATCTTTCGGACCGAACGGAGCATAGCGAGCCGACCGACGAAGAACCCACGGATATCACGAGGAGGACATCCACGTTGCACGGTCGCATCGATGCGCTTTGGCTAGTCGATCGGAACGACGGCACCATCATCACGAGGCGTCTGCATCTTGTTAAATAGATTACCGGTTACGGACAAAAGTTATGCAGAGTCGGTTGCCGGCTAATCCACCTAGCGAAGTGCATGCAAAAGACCCTAATGAGGTCGACACGCAGCAGCACGCATCTACAATCGAGGAATGCGAGCGCCCACGTCGCTGATGACCGGCATACGTACGAGCGCTGCGCCCGAACATCCCGAACCGCCAGCAAAGCGCGTCGCGGATCGATCGGGAACACGCTCGCGTCACGGAGAGATGAATGGCCCGTAGATTCAAGGCCGTACGCCAGAGCGGCCGAGCCGTCCGGCGACGGCTGTTTCGCCGCAACACCCATGCGTGGATGCGCATAGCCGACGCCTTTTCGCGCTTTCCGCTTCTCGCGGGTGCGTTAGGCACGGCAGTGGCGCTTTCCATGGCCGTGCTGTCGTTCGCCGCGCTATGGCAAGGTCGAGCACAGGCCTTGCAGAACGCGCACGAAGCATCGTCGAATGTCGTCGCCACGCTGAGCGCCGACATTGCACGCAATATCGAATCGAGCGACCTGTCATTGCGTTCGATCGTGAGTGGCATGCAAAATCCAATCGTGCCCGGCCTGTCTCCAGAATTGCGTCGGCTGGTCCTTTTCGACGGTGCGACGGCCGTGAGCTACATCGGCGGCGCATTCGTGATGGATGCGCAAGGGCGCATCGTCGACGAACGCGATCCGTCCGGGCATGCCGATCTGCTCTTTAGCGATCGCGATTACTTCAAGGTTCACGTCGAGCGGCCGGATGTCGGCCTATACATCTCCGGGCCGTACCGCTCCCGTCTGCGCAGTGGCCAGCGTTCGCTCGCGTTGAGCCGGCGCATCAATGCGCCCGATGGCTCTTTCGCGGGCGTCGCGGTGATTGCGATGAATGTCAGCTATTTCGATTCGCTGCTGTCGCGCGTGAACGTCGGACGCTCAGGATCAGTATTTATTGTGCAACGCGACGGCCTCATGCTCGCGCGGAAGCCACCGTTGCCTCGCGAGGGAGCGAACAACGTATCGGCATCGCCGACGTTCGCCTCCATGAAGGATGAAAGCTCCGGGTCCTACATCTCCACTTCTCCACTCGATGGCGTGCGCCGCTTGTACACCTTTGTGCGCGTGCCGGGTACGAACTTGATTGCCGCCGTCGCACCCGCGGAAGACGACGTGCTTGCGGGCTGGCGCGAACGCAGCACGGTCATCGGCGGTCTGACGCTGATGTTCGGCGGCGGTTTCATCGCCATTTCGTGGCTGCTCGCAATCTCACTGCGGTCGCGCGCCATCGCACACGAGAAGTTGCAGCGCCTCGCCGGCACGGATTCGCTGACGGGCTTGAGCAACCGTCGCGCGCTCGATCGACGTCTCGGCGAAGAGTGGCGTCGTGCACGCCGTGCCGACTATCCCATCTCGGCCCTCTTCGTCGATGTCGATCACTTCAAGTTCTATAACGACACGTACGGTCACGTGATGGGCGACGATGCACTCGTGGCCGTTGCTGATTGCATGCAGAATGCAGCCCAGCGGCCCGGCGACATCGTTGCGCGTTACGGCGGCGAGGAATTCGTGATCGTGCTTCCCGGAACCTCCGCGCCTGCGGCCGTCGTTTTCGCCGAGCGCCTGCGCGCCAATGTAGAGGCGCTGGCTATTCCGAACAGCAGGTCGTTGAGGGGCGTACTCACGATCAGCATCGGGTGTGCGACGGCTCATCCACGGCAAGGCGACGACGCACTCAAGTTACTGAATAGCGCCGATGCGGCGCTTTATCGTGCGAAAGACGCCGGCCGCAATCGTGCAGTTCACGAAAACAGCATGGCGAGCGGCAACGCGTAGGCACGACAAGCCGGGCCTACGGAGCACACTGGCATTTTGCATACGAAGGAGCCACCCAATGACAACGTCGGCGGCCATATCCGCGGTCCTGCTGGCAATTCTTCTCGGCGCGATGATTCCTGGACCGAGCTTCGTCATGGTCGCGCGCAACGCGATCGGCCTCTCGCGGGCCGACGGCCTCGCCACGGCGTTCGGCATGGGCCTCGGCGGCATCACGTTCGCCGGAATCGCGCTCGCCGGTCTATATACGGTGTTGTTCGCCGTCGCATGGCTGTATGTTGCGTTGAAGATAGCGGGTGGACTCTATCTCCTGTACATCGCGCTGCGCATATGGCGCGGCGCCTCGCAGCCGCTATCCATGCAGACCGACGGCGCGCGCGAAACCGGCAGCGCGCGCCGCTCGTTCTGGCTCGGCGTGAGTACGCAACTCAGTAACCCGAAGACCGCCATCTGGTACGGCAGCATCTTCGCGGCGCTGCTGCCACAGCATCCGCCGCTCTGGTGTTATTTCGTGCTGCCGTCGCTCGTGTTCTGCATCGAGTTCGGCTGGTACACCGTCGTCGCGGTCTGCTTCTCAAGCCGTCGGCCGCGCGATGTTTATCTACGAGCGAAAGTATGGATCGACCGCATCGCTGCAACGATGGTCGCGACGCTCGGACTACGGCTGATCGTTGCTGCAGGCAAGGACGGCCTCTGAACTTCAACTCACTTGCATTCAGAATTCCGACACAACAATAACGAATTCGGAACACCACAATGCCCACCTGGTTGTCCTTCGGCATCCCGGAAGCGCGCCGTCTTGTGCGCACGCTCGTTGCGTGCTCAATCAGCTATGCGGGCGCGCGCCTGGCCGCGCTCCCAGAAGGCTATTGGGCGCTAATCACGACGCTAGTCGTGGTCACGCAACCGAGCCTCACGCAAGCGCTCGGCACCGCACGCGATCAGGTCATCGGGGCCTGCATCGGCGGCGTGGCGGGCGTGCTCGGCGTCATGGCGATGCAACGGGGCGCTGCGCCGCTCGCTGTCTTCGCGATCGCCTTGGTACCGCTTGCCGCCCTGACCGCAAAGCGTCCCGCCATGCGGCTCGCCTGCGTAACGCTCGTAATTGTCGTCTTGATACCGGCGGGCTCTGGACCGCCCTTTCAGCGGCCGTTGCATCGCGTACTGGAGATTCTTATTGGCGTGACGGCGGCGTTCATCGTTGCGGCGATATGGCCCAACCGTGCGATTCGCATTGCTCATCGACGCGTCGCCGATACGTTGGAAATTCTCCGTCAACTCATGGCGATGCAACTCTCCGGCAAGCCGGACGAAGACGGGGCCGCACGTCTCGAAACGCTCAGCGTGCAGGCACAGCAGGCCCTGGACGATGCGCTTCAGGAAGCCGAGCGCGAGCACATCATCGTGCCCTTGCGTAGTCATCGCTCGGATGCGATCGACAAGGCTGCGCCGTTTCTGCGTCGCCTACATAGCGACGCCATCTTTCTTGGAAAGGCACTGTCGAACGGGCGGCCGGATGAATACAAAATGCGTTATCGGGACATCGGCCGCGCGCTGCAGGCGCCGTTCGCAGCACTGGCGGACGCTCTCACGGACACGAAGCAGGACGCGTCAAAGCTGGAACGCGTGCGCGAGTGCATGCGACAGTTAAAGGAGGCGCTCGAGGCCGAACGGGCGAATGGCGAGGAGTGGGACGTCGCCTATTTCGTCGTCGGCCTCATCGTGACGGACCTCGACGCGCTAACCACGGCCATCTATCCTAGCGACCCACCAAGGACGCGTTAGCGCGACAGTCCCCGAGCATCGATGGGCCAGATATCGACGACTCGTCCGTTGCGATGGCACACGTATTCATCGTAGAGATTCACGGTCGGATCGCAATGGCCCGGCGGCAACAGGATGCGCGTGGCGAGTAGCGCGTGAGGGTCGTCGTTTCGCGCATACGGTGCGTCCAGCATGCCATGCTCGTCATTTGCGGCAATATAGTTGAAGACTTGCTCGTCCGATGCATCGAGCGGTTGCACGCTGCGCGGCAATCCCGAGTCCACCGCCAGTCCTTTCAGTCCGACATCGCAGACGGCGATTCCGGGCCGCGCGGCACTCATGATCGTCGACAGTACAGAGAGACTTTGCCGCCAGCGCAGTGCGTCGCTCCATGCCAGCCCACCGTAGTCGCCGTCCATGAACAGGTAGGACCCGGGCTGCAGTTCGGTATAGACGCCACTGGCGGCATCGAACTCGACGGTGCCCGTACCCCCACCGGTGATGACGGTACATTGAATGCCACGTGACTCCAACGTGCATGCAAAATGCGCCGCGCGTTCAGCCGCCCGACTCGCTGCGGTCTTGCGGGCCTGCCAGTCGACAATGTGCTGGGCGCCACCGTGGTACGCCTGGATACCCGAGAAGCGGAGCGCCGGCTGTGCGGCGATCGCTTCGGCAAGCGAAAGTAGCGCATCGTCGCTCGTTACGCCGCAACGATGCTGGCCCGCATCGACTTCGACCAACACGTCGATGTGGACGCCCGCGCGTGCCGCCGCGTCTCCGAGCGCTGCGACTTGCGCCAACGCATCGACGCAGACCGACAGCCGCACGTTCGATGCAAGTTCGACGGCCATCGCCACCTTGTCCGCGCCGACGAATTCGTTACTGATATGGATGCTCGCGATGCCCGCCGACGCGAACGGGTACGCCTCCGACAACTTCTGGCAGCAGACGCCGACCGCACCGGCGTCTGTCTGACGTCGCGCGATGGCGCTGGACTTGTGCGCCTTTGCGTGCGGCCGCAAGGCGACGCCGTGACGTGCGGCCAATGAGCTCATCGTGGCGAGATTCTCGTCGAATGCGTCGAGATCGAGCACGAGAGAAGGCGTCGCGACTCTGGCGAGCGTGTCGCCGACGCGGGCTGCGGGCGGTGGAAGAAGCGTCATCTGCTCGGGTGAAGTGAGGTGGCGGAGAGTCATCTTATCGCGTGACACGCCGCTCGCGAGCATGCGGCACGCAGTATGCCGCATACAAAGTGCAACGTGCAAAAGCGCGATGCTGCGAGAAGCTTACGCTGAGACTTCCGTCTCCAGAATCGCTCCTTCGTCTTTCAGCGCCTGAATACGCTCATCGTCGAAACCATACTCATGCAGGAGCTCGGACGTGTGCTGGCCCAGAAGCGGTGCGGGACGCGACGACTGAGTAGAAGATTCGGAGAAGTGAATCGGCAAGCCGATGCCTCGCATACGGCCCGCAAGCGGATGCTCCGTCTCGACAATCATGCCCCGCGCTAAAGCTTGCTCATGTGACGACGCCTCCGGAACGCTAAGCACCGGTCCGCTCGGCAAGCCGATTTCGTCGAACGCGGCCAGCCACTCATCCGTGGTCCGCTCGACGAGGCGTGCAGTCAGAATTTCGACGAGCGCTTCCCGATGCTTGAGCCGTCCGGCATTGGTCTGGAAACGCTCGTCTTGAGCCAACCCGCTGATGTTCAGTACTCCGACTAATCGCTCGTAGTTGCTCTGGTTGGCCGCCCCGATGTTCACCCATCCATCCCGTGTTCGAAAAGCCTGATATGGCGCGCTCGTCGGGTTGGCGGAGCCTGCCTTCGGCAGCACGGTCCCGTCCGCGAAGTAGTTGGCAAACGCCCAGTACATCTGCTGCAACCCCGCTTCGAAGAGCGACGTGTCGACCATCTGCCCCAAGCCGGTGACCTGTTTTCGGGCGTACGCCGCGCTGATGCCGAGCGCGGCAAGAATGCCCGCGTTGATGTCCGTGACGGGAGACCCCGCCTTGATTGGCGCCTGCCCCGGCTCGCCGGTCATGCTCATCAAGCCACTCATACCTTGCGCGATAAGATCGAATCCGCCCTTATCCGCCATGGGGCCACTGCGCCCATAGCCCGAGATCGCGCAGTAGATGAGACCCGGGTTGACAGCGCGTAGCGCTTCATAGCCCATGCCGAGCTTTTCCATCGTGCCGCGCCGATAATTTTCAGTGACGACGTCGGCAGTCGCGAGCATCGTCTTGAGCACCTCTTTGCCGCCTTCGGTCTTGAGGTTGAGCGCGATGCCTCGCTTGTTCCGGTTCACGATCATGAACGATGCCGATTCGCCGCTCGCGAGAATCGGCGCAAACCGCCGGCAATCGTCGCCGTTCGGGACCTTTTCCACCTTGATGACTTCCGCGCCCATGTCGGCGAGCATCATTCCGCAGATCGGGCCTGACATGATGTGCGCGAGTTCGATCACGCGCATGCCCGCTAGCGGCCCCTTCCTCTTCCCTGCCGATTCCGCCGCCCGCAAAGATGCGTCGTTTGGTATTTCGTATGCCATCTCAACGCCCCTTAAATTCAGGTTTGGTCTTGCTCAGAAACGCCTCGTATCCTATGCGGAAATCATCGGTGCCGAAGCAGGCGAATCCTTCGTCACGGTCGTCGTCGCTAAGCGGCGTCGGATCCATCACGCGACGGATGAATTGTTTATGCCAGCGCGCGACGAGCGGCGCACCATCAGCGATGCGGCGTGCCGTTTCATAGGTATGCGATGTCACGTCGCCATCCGGGACGATGCGCGTGACCAGTCCTTTCGCGAGAGCCTCGCTGGCGCCGAAAATTCGTCCTTCGAGCAAGATCTCCAGCGCGACCGCTGGACCCGCCAGTTGAACAAGCCCCTCCATTTCCGCGTGGGCCATCACCAGCCCCAGGTTCTTGATTGGCGCGCCAAATCGGCTCGACTCGCCGCAGATTCGCAGATCGCACATTGCCGCGATCTCGAGACCGCCTCCGACACATATCCCGTGAATCATCGCAATCAGCGGAGTACGGCAGTTCCTCAGCGCCGCGAGCGTTCGATGCATGATTGCGCCGTAGACCCTCGCTTGCTCCACGTTGGACCGGTCGGTGCGGAACTCGGCAATGTCGTTGCCCGGCGAAAATGCTTTCTCGCCCGCGCCGCGCAAGACAATGCAACGCAGCGCATCGTCTCCGGACAGCGCCTCGATGGTTTCGCCCAGCGATTGCCACAAGTGCTTGGTCATTGCGTTGAGCTTCTCGGGCCGGTCGATGGTGACCGTCGCGATATCGCCGTCGCGCGTCGTCACGATGGATGCTTCCGCCACTTTGCCTCCTGATTGAATGTTGCATGCACTTTGAGCCGTCGATCCACGGTCGCAACGGCCCACCCGGCAAGTCACACGAATTTCCTCGCATGCGCTGTCTCGTTGTTTTCATCTTCTACTTCCAGCGTGCGGTCCGGGCGCATCGCGAACGAGAGAATGATGCCGGCTGCCATCAGGATCATCGAAACGGTGAACGGGAGGTTCCAGTTGCCGGTGCGGTCGATCAGCCATCCGCCGACGACCGGGCTGACGATAGCCGCCAGCGCCGACCCTGAATTCATAATGCCAGCGGCCGTGCCCGAATGCTTCGGCGCGATGTCCATCGGAACCGACCACATCGGGCCGATCGTCATCTCGTTGAAGAAGAACCCGGCCGACAGGCACAGCGCCACGAGCGTGATGGAAAGATCGGATACGAGCATGATCGGCGCAAGGGACAACAGCGTCAGCAGCATGCATACGCCGACCATCATGTTGCGCGCGAGTCTCACGTTCCCGCTCTTGCGCAGGATGCGATCCGTCAGAGAGCCGCCGAGCCAATCACCCAACACGCCCGCGAAGAACACGCCCGACGCGAACAGCGCCGACTTGCCGAGCTGCATGTGATAGTTGTGCAGGAAGTACTGCGGGATCCACCCAAGGAACAGCCAGAGCACCCAGCCATAGCAGAAATAAACGGCGGTCACGGGCGCCATGCGACCGAGCAAGGTGCGCCACGGCACGGCCTTCCGTTCTTTCACGCCTGAGTACGTGGCAAGCGTCTGGCATTCGCTGTCGGTGATCCGAGGATGATCGCGCGGGTTGTCGCGGAAGTAGAACACCCATGCGAGCGCCCACAGAAAGCTGATGATCCCGGTAATGATGAACGCACCGCGCCAGCTCGTCGCGAGCATCAGCCATACGATCAGCGGTGGCGCGACTGCATTTCCGATGCGGGATGCTGCATGCGTAATACCTTGTGCAAAACCGCGCTGATCGGCGGGCATCCAGTTGGACATCGCGCGCGTTGCGGTCGGAAAGGTGGCGCCCTCGCCGAGGCCGAGGAGGACGCGAGCGACGATCAGCGACGCGAAGCCGCCAGCCATGCCGGTCAGCACGGTCGCGCCC
This sequence is a window from Caballeronia sp. M1242. Protein-coding genes within it:
- a CDS encoding ABC transporter permease; the protein is MYALKLILRNATRHRLRTALTVLGLTIAVLAYGLLYTVVDAWYAGAAAASNARLVTRNAISLVFPLPLAYENRIRGVEGVTMVARSNWFGGIYRDPKNFFAQFAVSDNYLDLYPEFVITPQARADYRRDRKGCLIGRQLATQYGFKVGDVIPLKGTIYPGTWDFVVRGIMEGRDESTITRQLVFHWEYLNETIRKTTKRNVDQVGVYVVGIDDPDKGATVSRNIDAVFKNSLAETLTETEQAFQLGFVAMSNQIIAAIRVVSYVVILIIMAVMANAMAMSARERTVEYATLKALGFGPAFLSALVFGESLAICAIGGGIGILATPPAAVVFQHATGGVFPVFKVSHQTMLLQAACAFVIALSAAIVPAVQASRVRIVEGLRAIG
- a CDS encoding ABC transporter ATP-binding protein → MTTTPLIEISHVAKSYRRGVQTVPVLTDITLSITEGDFVALMGPSGSGKSTLLNLIAGIDRPDSGELRVGGLDITRLPEAALADWRASNAGFIFQFYNLMPVLSAFENVELPLMLTRLSRAERRERVAMVLDMVNMSERMSHYPSELSGGQQQRVAIARAVVTDPKLIVADEPTGDLDRASASEVLTLLQRLNDRLGKTIIMVTHDAHAANAARKLVHLEKGELIDAEAR
- a CDS encoding efflux RND transporter periplasmic adaptor subunit, with protein sequence MAEHDLEKLRIDRATGPGALTPRRRRNWLGYAGVLILVLALIGAALRLAGPQTVETTTVTSVYPSQSYTILNATGYVVPQRKAAVASKAQGRVEWLGVLEGTPVKEGQVIARLESADVAAALAQAQAQVKVAQANLQLQRAELENASANLKRSLVLAPHGAISASQYDADRSRFDKAKASINSEQAAIQSAQANARAAQVAVDQTVIRAPFDGVVIEKHANVGDNITPFSSASDSKGAVVTIADMKTLEVEADVAESNIGHIAVDQPCEIQLDALPDTRFAGRVSRIVPTVDRSKATVLVKVRFVDRDERVLPDMSAKVAFLSRPVPAAQKKAVVAVQPAAVVTREGRTVVYRVENDKVREVPVKTGERIGDLLAVSDVKPGDTLVLAPGDKIKNGASVTVAKK
- a CDS encoding tartrate dehydrogenase → MKTYRIATIPGDGIGKEVVPAGRQVLDTLAQSTGNFVFEVENFDWGADYYRQHGVMMPSDGLDALRDKDAILFGSAGDPGVPDHITLWGLRLRICQGLDQYANVRPTRILPGIDAPLKHCGPKDLDWVIVRENTEGEYSGVGGRLHQGHPLEVATDVSIMTRAGVERVLRFAFKLAQSRPRKQLTVITKSNAQRHAMVMWDEIAQQVAMEFSDVTWDKELVDAATARMVNRPSTLDTIVATNLHADILSDLAAALAGSLGIAPTGNIDPERRYPSMFEPIHGSAFDIMGKGLANPIGTFWSIVMLLEHLREFEAAQRVMAAIEAATADKSLHTRDLGGNATTAQVTAAVCEFIERGTGCASAVPR
- a CDS encoding diguanylate cyclase codes for the protein MARRFKAVRQSGRAVRRRLFRRNTHAWMRIADAFSRFPLLAGALGTAVALSMAVLSFAALWQGRAQALQNAHEASSNVVATLSADIARNIESSDLSLRSIVSGMQNPIVPGLSPELRRLVLFDGATAVSYIGGAFVMDAQGRIVDERDPSGHADLLFSDRDYFKVHVERPDVGLYISGPYRSRLRSGQRSLALSRRINAPDGSFAGVAVIAMNVSYFDSLLSRVNVGRSGSVFIVQRDGLMLARKPPLPREGANNVSASPTFASMKDESSGSYISTSPLDGVRRLYTFVRVPGTNLIAAVAPAEDDVLAGWRERSTVIGGLTLMFGGGFIAISWLLAISLRSRAIAHEKLQRLAGTDSLTGLSNRRALDRRLGEEWRRARRADYPISALFVDVDHFKFYNDTYGHVMGDDALVAVADCMQNAAQRPGDIVARYGGEEFVIVLPGTSAPAAVVFAERLRANVEALAIPNSRSLRGVLTISIGCATAHPRQGDDALKLLNSADAALYRAKDAGRNRAVHENSMASGNA
- a CDS encoding LysE family translocator, with the protein product MTTSAAISAVLLAILLGAMIPGPSFVMVARNAIGLSRADGLATAFGMGLGGITFAGIALAGLYTVLFAVAWLYVALKIAGGLYLLYIALRIWRGASQPLSMQTDGARETGSARRSFWLGVSTQLSNPKTAIWYGSIFAALLPQHPPLWCYFVLPSLVFCIEFGWYTVVAVCFSSRRPRDVYLRAKVWIDRIAATMVATLGLRLIVAAGKDGL
- a CDS encoding aromatic acid exporter family protein, producing MPTWLSFGIPEARRLVRTLVACSISYAGARLAALPEGYWALITTLVVVTQPSLTQALGTARDQVIGACIGGVAGVLGVMAMQRGAAPLAVFAIALVPLAALTAKRPAMRLACVTLVIVVLIPAGSGPPFQRPLHRVLEILIGVTAAFIVAAIWPNRAIRIAHRRVADTLEILRQLMAMQLSGKPDEDGAARLETLSVQAQQALDDALQEAEREHIIVPLRSHRSDAIDKAAPFLRRLHSDAIFLGKALSNGRPDEYKMRYRDIGRALQAPFAALADALTDTKQDASKLERVRECMRQLKEALEAERANGEEWDVAYFVVGLIVTDLDALTTAIYPSDPPRTR